One Vicugna pacos chromosome X, VicPac4, whole genome shotgun sequence DNA window includes the following coding sequences:
- the LOC102526945 gene encoding exosome complex component RRP4 has translation MAMEMRLPVPRKPVSESLGRETKKHLVVPGDTITTDTGFMRGHGTYIGEEKLIASVAGPVERVNKLICVKALKTRYNGEVGDIVVGRITEVQQKRWKVETNSRLDSVLLLSSMNLPGGELRRRSAEDELAMRGFLQEGDLISAEVQAVFSDGAVSLHTRSLKYGKLGQGVLVQVPPSLVKRQKTHFHDLPCGASVILGNNGFIWIYPTPEHKEEDAGGFIANLEPVSLADREVISRLRNCIVSLVTQRMLLYDTSILYCYEASLPHQIKDILKPEVMEEIVMETRQRLLEQEG, from the coding sequence ATGGCGATGGAGATGAGGCTTCCCGTTCCCCGCAAGCCTGTTAGCGAGAGCTTGGGGCGCGAAACTAAGAAGCACCTGGTGGTGCCGGGGGACACGATCACCACGGACACAGGCTTCATGCGGGGCCATGGAACCTACATAGGGGAAGAGAAACTCATTGCATCGGTGGCTGGCCCTGTGGAGAGAGTAAACAAGTTGATCTGTGTGAAAGCTTTGAAAACCAGATACAATGGTGAAGTGGGAGACATTGTCGTGGGGAGAATCACGGAGGTTCAACAGAAGAGGTGGAAGGTGGAGACCAACTCCAGGCTGGATTCAGTCTTGCTTCTCTCGTCCATGAACCTTCCCGGAGGAGAGCTGAGGAGAAGATCTGCAGAAGATGAGCTGGCGATGAGAGGTTTCTTGCAGGAAGGGGACCTTATCAGTGCTGAGGTCCAGGCAGTGTTCTCTGATGGAGCCGTCTCTCTGCACACGAGGAGTCTCAAGTATGGAAAACTAGGGCAGGGTGTTTTGGTTCAGGTTCCCCCCTCCCTGGTGAAACGGCAGAAGACTCACTTCCATGACTTGCCATGTGGCGCCTCAGTGATTCTGGGCAACAACGGCTTCATCTGGATCTACCCAACACCTGAGCACAAAGAGGAGGATGCAGGGGGCTTCATCGCAAACCTGGAGCCTGTCTCCCTTGCTGATCGAGAGGTGATCTCCCGGCTTCGGAACTGCATCGTCTCGCTGGTCACTCAGAGGATGCTGCTGTATGACACCAGCATCCTGTACTGCTATGAAGCCTCACTTCCACATCAGATCAAAGACATCTTAAAGCCAGAAGTAATGGAGGAAATTGTGATGGAAACACGCCAGAGGCTTTTAGAACAGGAGGGATAA